The following is a genomic window from Jannaschia sp. S6380.
CGATGCCGGGTTCGCCGCGATCATGGACGAACTGGCGGCGGGTGGGTTCGACGTCATCCACAACAACAGCCTGCACCGGTTTCCCCCGCGTCTGGCCCGCGCCGAACGTCTGCCCATGGTGACCTCGTTGCATGTGCCGCCCTTCAAGGTCCTGCAGCGCGCCGTGCACCAGAGTGCCGCCCCCTGGAGCCGCTTCACCGTCACATCCGAGGCCCAGGCGCGGCGCTGGTGGCCGGACGGGGCGTCCGACGCGGCGGCGGTCGTCCATAACGGCATCCTGACCGATCTCTGGCCGTTTCGACCCACGGGCGATGGCAGCGCGGTCTGGGCGGGGCGGATCACGCCGAACAAGGGCACCCATCTGGCGATCGAGGCAGCCCGGATCGCGGGCGTGCCCCTGACGGTGTTGGGCGCGGTGGAGCACGAGGACTATTTCAACCAGGCCGTTGCGCCCCATCTGGGCCCCGGCCTGCGCTATGGCGGGCATCTGCAGGGGTTCGAACTGGCCGATGCCATCGGTCGCGCCTCGGCCATGCTGTTCACGCCGCTCTGGGATGAGCCGTTCGGCCTGGCCGCGATCGAGGCGATGGCCACCGGCCTGCCCGTCGCGGCCATCGACATGGGCGCCGTGCGCGAGGTGATCGGCGACGCGGGCAGTTTCGCGCCCCGCGACGACCCGGCGGGCCTGGCCCGGGCGCTGTGCGCGGCGATGGCGATCCCGCGTCTGCGGGCGCGGGATCGGGTCGCCCGCCTGTTCACGCTCGACCGGATGATCGACAGCTATGAACGCCTGTATGACCTGGCACGCCGTGGGTTGGATCAAGACGCCCCGGACATCCGCTTCGCCGCCCATGAGCTGCGCCGTACCGTCCGCGCCGGCGCCCTGTCCGACCCGGTGTCGCAGGCCACGGCCGCCACAGGTTAGGTCGCGTCGAAGGCCCCGGCATGCGTTCGGCGCAGCGCCGCCTTCTGGACCTTGCCCATCGTGTTGCGCGGCAGTTCGGGCGCGAACACGTAGAGGCGGGGTTGTTTGAACCGTGCCAGTTCCGTCTCTAACGCGCGGCGCAGGGTCTCTTCGGGCGGTGTGTCGCCG
Proteins encoded in this region:
- a CDS encoding glycosyltransferase — translated: MMRIAVVAHVRHPIAPPFMGGMEAHSWHLAAALAGRDHEVTLFASGDSAAALPAGVALRPILPVHYDARFPWHDFHGTDILNDHVDAGFAAIMDELAAGGFDVIHNNSLHRFPPRLARAERLPMVTSLHVPPFKVLQRAVHQSAAPWSRFTVTSEAQARRWWPDGASDAAAVVHNGILTDLWPFRPTGDGSAVWAGRITPNKGTHLAIEAARIAGVPLTVLGAVEHEDYFNQAVAPHLGPGLRYGGHLQGFELADAIGRASAMLFTPLWDEPFGLAAIEAMATGLPVAAIDMGAVREVIGDAGSFAPRDDPAGLARALCAAMAIPRLRARDRVARLFTLDRMIDSYERLYDLARRGLDQDAPDIRFAAHELRRTVRAGALSDPVSQATAATG